The Thermus islandicus DSM 21543 DNA window GGGGTGGACCACCAGGTTAAGGGACTGGCCCTGGTCGATGTGCTTCTGCCGGGAGGCCGCGAGGTTGACGAGGGTCATCTGGGAGACCTCGGCGAAGGTCTTGAAGACCGCCTTCTCCTCCTCCGAGAGGAAGTCCAGGTGCTGCACGGAGCCGTTGTGCTCCAAGATGCTCCGCCACACCCTTTCCTCGTCCCGGCCCTTCTCCTTCAGGAGCTCCGCCAGAAAGGGGTTCTTGAAGGGGACCTTGGCCTTTTGCAGGTCCTTCAGGTAGTAGTTGCTGGTGTAGGGCTCGATGGAGGGCGAGACCTGGCCCAGGATAAAGGCGCTGGACTTGGTGGGGGCTATGGCGAGGAGGGTGGCGTTGCGCCGTTCCTTGAGCTCCCCAACCCCGGCGAGCTCGTCCTCGGGGTGGCGCTTCCTCAGCCACCTCGAGGCCACCTCCGCCCGCTCCCGGAGGGTCTTGAAGATCTCGGCGTTTCTCCGGAAGGCCTCGGGGCTTTCCAGGGGGATCCTTTGGGACTGGAGGTAGCTGTGCCACCCCAGGACCCCAAGGCCGATGGCCCGGTAGCGCCGGGCGAAGCGGACCGCCCGCTCCATGTAGGGTAGGCCCTCCGCTTTCTCAATGAAATCGTCCAAAACGGAGTCCAGGAAGATCACCAGGGTCTCCACCGCGTCCGTGTCCTTCCACTCCTCGTAGTGGAGGAGGTTCAGGGAGGAGAGGCAGCAGACGAAGCTCTCCTCCTCGGAGGAGGGGAGCATGATCTCCGTGCAGAGGTTGCTGGCCCAGAGGGTCTTGCCCAGGGTTTTGAAGACCTCGGGGGCCTTCTCGTTGGCGTGGTCCCGGAAGAAGAGGTAGGGGATGCCCACCTCGGCCCGGGCCTTGAGGATTTGGGCCCAACGGGCCCGCTTCTCCGGGTCGCCCGCCACCATCTCCTCCAGCCAGCGGTTCCCCAGCGAGACCCCCCAGAAGAGGGACTGCACGGGGGAATGCTCCCGCTGGATGGAAAGCCACTCCTCCAGGTCCGGGTGCTCCACGTCCAGGTAGGCGGCGCACTGGCCGCGGCGGGTGGAGCCCTGGTTGAAGACCTCGATCACCCGGTCAAAGAGGCTGGCGAAGGCGAAGGAGCCGTTGCTCTCCCCGTTGTCCCGGATGGGGGCGCCCCGGGGGCGGAGCCGACCCAGGTAGACGGAGGTGCCGCCCCCCTGCTTGCTCATCATCCCCACCTCGGCTACCGCCCGGAGGATGGAGGCGGTGTCGTCCTCCACGTAGGTGCCGTAGCAGGAAATGGGAAGGCCCCGCTTGAGGCCGTAGTTCGCCCAGATGGGGGTGGCGAGGGAGTAGTACCCCCGGGCCATGTACTCCTGGAACTTCCGGGAAAAGCCCTCGATCCCGGTGAGGGCCTCCGCCCGGTCGGCGATCTCCTTGACCCTCTCTTCCACGCTCACCCCGGGGAGGAGGTACCCCCGGCTCATGTAAAGGCGGGTGGGCTCGTTGGCCCAGTAGTAGGGCGCGTACGTCCGCTTGCCCCTCGTCATGTTGCCTCCTAAAAGAGTTCCTCCGGGTCAAAACTCTGCACCCTGCGGGCGTAGGCCACGCTGCGCTTGTTGAAGAAGTCCACCTCCTTGTCGGCGAGGAGCTCGAGGGTGAACCACTCTGCGTCCCGAAGCTTTACCCGGTCCACGGGGAAGGCCTCCGGGAGGCCGTGGAGGGCGAGAACCTCGTTGTAGCGGTGCTTGAGAAACTCCAGGGTCTCCCCGTGCCCCACCAAGGCGGGCTCCCCCCTGGCGAAGAGCCAGTCCAAGAGGCCCTCCTCGGCCCGGAAGAGCCCCTGGGCGAGGCGGAGGGCCTCCTCCTGGAAGGCTTCCCCGAAGAGGTCGGGCTTCTCCTCCTTCAGGAGGCGCAGAAGCTCCGCCCCGAAAAGGCCGTGGACGTTCTCCTCCTTGCTGGTGGCCTCGATGGCGTTGGAGACCCCCTTGTAGCGGTTTCCCCGGCGGTTCAAGGCCATGAGGACGTAGAACTGGGAGAAGAGGGAGACGTGCTCGGTGAAGGCGGAGAAGAGGAGGAGGGCCAGGGCGTACTCCCGGAGGCCCGCCTCCCTGGACCGCCTGAGGACCCCCTCCAGGGCCTGGGTCCGCTCCTTCAGGGGGGTAGCCTCCTCCAGGGCGCGTTGGAAGGCGCCCTCGAGGCCCAGGAGCTCCAGGAGGTGGGCGTAGGCGTTGGCATGGCGCACCTCGCTCTCGGCGAAGGTCATGCCCACCTCGGCGATCTCGGGCTTGGGGAAGTGGTCGTAGACCCGGGCCCAGAAGAGCTTCACGGCGAGCTCCACCTGGGCGATGGCGAGGAGGGCCCGCTCCACCAGGTGCCGCTCCTTCTCCTCAGAGAGGGCGTGGTCCTGGAGGTCGGCCTGAAAGCTGAACTCCGTGTGCACCCAGTAGCTGTGCCGGATGGCGTCCCGGTAGCGGAGAAGCCCCGGGTACTCGTATGGGCGGTAGTGGACCCTAGGCGCCGTGAGGGGCACGGGCTCCACCCCCTTCCAGGGGCGGCACGGGGCTCGGCCTCCCCCGCTCGTCCAAGGCCACCAGCACGAACCCGCCCCGGGCGGCCAGGTAGGCCTCCTCGCCTTCCTTCACCGGCTCCACCCACATCTCCACCTCCACCCGCATGGAGGTGCGCCCCACCTCCTTAAGCCGAGCCACCAGCTCCACGATGGCCCCCAGGGGCACGGGCCGCTTGAAGTCCACGGCGTCGGCGTGCACCGTCACCACCTTCTTGCGGGCGTGCCGGGTGGCAGCCACGAAGGCCGCCTGGTCCATCCAGGCCAAAACCGTTCCGCCAAAAAGGGTCCCGTAGTGGTTGGTCTCCCCGGGGAAGACGGGGTAGACCATGCGCGTTTCCCGCATGGCACCTCCTCGAGGTGCGAAAAGTCCGCCTAAAGCCTGAAGGCCGCTTCGGGCGCTAGGCCCGCCTTCCTGTTGGGGGGAGTTCAGGGGTTAGGGTCCCACGTTCTCACCACCTTCGCCCTTGCCTCGAGGGCTACGGGGCAGGGCCGCGAAGCGGGTACTCGGGCTTCCGACCAGAAAGATGGGCGGGACGCTTAGGCCGGTTACCGTTGCGGGACAGCGCCGGACTCGCACCGGTCTTCCCCCGCCGCCTTGGGGCGTCCAGACCTGTCGGCCTGGCATCGCGGCCAGGACACCCTAAGTCTTGGGCGTCCTGACCAAGACCCTACTACGGGTTGTGGGAAGGCGTCAAGCGGGCTTTTCGGGGAGGGTGGATTTTCAACCGGAAGGCACGCCCTCCAGGCACGGAACGCGGCGGGGAACCGCCCCATCCTTGCCCAGGTGGCCACCTCTTCGGGTATTGTGGTCCTATGGGGGCGAAGCCAAAGAGCGTAGGCATAAGGGAGCTTAAGGCCCGCCTGAGCCGCTACCTTCGCCTGGTCCGGGAAGGGGGCGTTCTGGTGGTCACCGACAGGGGCAAGCCCCTGGGCCGGCTGGTACCCCTGACCCGAGACCCCCTGGAGGCCCTCAAAGGGC harbors:
- a CDS encoding ribonucleoside-diphosphate reductase subunit alpha, with the translated sequence MTRGKRTYAPYYWANEPTRLYMSRGYLLPGVSVEERVKEIADRAEALTGIEGFSRKFQEYMARGYYSLATPIWANYGLKRGLPISCYGTYVEDDTASILRAVAEVGMMSKQGGGTSVYLGRLRPRGAPIRDNGESNGSFAFASLFDRVIEVFNQGSTRRGQCAAYLDVEHPDLEEWLSIQREHSPVQSLFWGVSLGNRWLEEMVAGDPEKRARWAQILKARAEVGIPYLFFRDHANEKAPEVFKTLGKTLWASNLCTEIMLPSSEEESFVCCLSSLNLLHYEEWKDTDAVETLVIFLDSVLDDFIEKAEGLPYMERAVRFARRYRAIGLGVLGWHSYLQSQRIPLESPEAFRRNAEIFKTLRERAEVASRWLRKRHPEDELAGVGELKERRNATLLAIAPTKSSAFILGQVSPSIEPYTSNYYLKDLQKAKVPFKNPFLAELLKEKGRDEERVWRSILEHNGSVQHLDFLSEEEKAVFKTFAEVSQMTLVNLAASRQKHIDQGQSLNLVVHPEAPPKDVNALVLHAWRSGLKALYYQFSQSMAQAYSRDLLLSCRACES
- a CDS encoding ribonucleotide-diphosphate reductase subunit beta — translated: MPLTAPRVHYRPYEYPGLLRYRDAIRHSYWVHTEFSFQADLQDHALSEEKERHLVERALLAIAQVELAVKLFWARVYDHFPKPEIAEVGMTFAESEVRHANAYAHLLELLGLEGAFQRALEEATPLKERTQALEGVLRRSREAGLREYALALLLFSAFTEHVSLFSQFYVLMALNRRGNRYKGVSNAIEATSKEENVHGLFGAELLRLLKEEKPDLFGEAFQEEALRLAQGLFRAEEGLLDWLFARGEPALVGHGETLEFLKHRYNEVLALHGLPEAFPVDRVKLRDAEWFTLELLADKEVDFFNKRSVAYARRVQSFDPEELF
- a CDS encoding acyl-CoA thioesterase produces the protein MRETRMVYPVFPGETNHYGTLFGGTVLAWMDQAAFVAATRHARKKVVTVHADAVDFKRPVPLGAIVELVARLKEVGRTSMRVEVEMWVEPVKEGEEAYLAARGGFVLVALDERGRPSPVPPLEGGGARAPHGA
- a CDS encoding type II toxin-antitoxin system Phd/YefM family antitoxin; the protein is MGAKPKSVGIRELKARLSRYLRLVREGGVLVVTDRGKPLGRLVPLTRDPLEALKGLAQAGVVRWSGRKPRPRKPVARAKGLCVADLLLEDRE